A window of Chitinophaga sp. MM2321 contains these coding sequences:
- a CDS encoding DUF1772 domain-containing protein: MITVIIRFFDILMAGLIAGTLFGIWIGFDPKSLSAPTYVEQQQSVIKALNVLMPILGLITILLTITAAFLQSRHQAVFVTLLVAAGFLMISGLVTRFGNQPINSIVMTWDKMNVPANWTELRDKWWLLHKIRALTAFISFCLIIWSGMRKD, translated from the coding sequence ATGATTACAGTAATTATCAGGTTCTTCGACATCCTTATGGCCGGACTGATTGCAGGTACATTGTTTGGAATATGGATCGGCTTTGATCCTAAAAGTTTATCTGCACCAACCTATGTAGAGCAGCAGCAAAGTGTGATCAAAGCACTGAATGTGCTCATGCCCATATTAGGTTTGATTACCATCCTGCTCACCATAACAGCCGCCTTCCTGCAAAGCAGGCACCAGGCGGTATTTGTGACCCTCCTGGTTGCTGCTGGCTTCTTAATGATAAGTGGATTGGTAACCAGGTTTGGCAACCAACCCATCAACAGCATTGTCATGACCTGGGATAAAATGAACGTACCCGCCAACTGGACTGAATTAAGAGACAAATGGTGGTTGCTTCATAAAATACGCGCCCTGACTGCCTTTATATCTTTTTGTCTTATTATATGGTCGGGCATGCGGAAAGATTAA
- a CDS encoding GH39 family glycosyl hydrolase, with translation MLKRTYFLFFMTMFISGYVFAQTANVKIGFGEDLGPMKMEQMALGQGGLSEEPMLASRTTEIKALHPAIIRLFVSEYYDVIPARGKYHFNTLDSMVSNILATGAKPFMSFCLKPKLFFPVIDQDVVEPNDYKKWEQFVYDVVKHFKDKGTGITYWEIGNEVDLGEDGGTPYRFKPESYVRYYKHTTAAILRADPNAKVGGPAVAWYKSPILPELVHACAAEKLPLHFISWHHYNNSPTVIRGQIDYIKDLLSKYPDLHPETIMNEWNVDLFNPPLDPRYQPCYVAETIWQMKDAGLDWSCYYQIRDWYVSYETFEKVFSPHGAAFMTRWWNRQAQFSGLIDYQNQIRPAYYAFKLLSRMAGNKLKVSSSHDKVHGFATHDKKLDMHNMMLWNFSDQPVTVKLNLEDLPKDMRVRHIILDATGAGNDENQRLRPEPFVKFQKGNHEATVTLEPWAVHYWSLE, from the coding sequence ATGTTGAAACGAACGTATTTTCTCTTTTTCATGACAATGTTTATCAGCGGCTACGTGTTTGCACAAACAGCCAATGTAAAGATCGGATTTGGAGAAGACCTGGGACCCATGAAAATGGAACAAATGGCGCTGGGCCAGGGTGGCCTCTCTGAAGAGCCTATGCTGGCCAGCCGGACAACAGAAATAAAAGCACTGCACCCCGCCATTATCCGGCTGTTTGTAAGTGAATATTATGATGTAATTCCTGCACGGGGAAAATATCATTTCAATACACTCGACAGCATGGTATCCAATATCCTGGCAACGGGCGCTAAACCATTCATGAGTTTTTGCCTGAAACCAAAATTGTTTTTTCCTGTAATAGACCAGGATGTAGTGGAACCAAATGATTATAAAAAATGGGAGCAGTTCGTGTATGATGTGGTGAAACATTTTAAAGATAAAGGTACAGGCATCACTTACTGGGAAATCGGCAACGAAGTAGATCTGGGTGAAGATGGTGGAACGCCTTACCGCTTCAAACCGGAAAGCTATGTGCGTTATTATAAACACACCACTGCTGCTATTTTACGCGCCGACCCAAATGCAAAAGTAGGAGGTCCGGCTGTGGCGTGGTACAAATCGCCTATTCTGCCGGAGCTGGTACATGCCTGTGCTGCGGAGAAATTGCCCCTGCATTTTATCTCCTGGCATCATTATAATAACAGTCCTACCGTGATCCGTGGTCAGATTGATTATATAAAAGACCTGCTCAGTAAATATCCGGATCTGCATCCGGAAACTATTATGAACGAGTGGAACGTGGATCTCTTCAATCCACCACTGGATCCCCGTTACCAACCTTGTTATGTGGCGGAAACCATCTGGCAGATGAAGGACGCGGGGCTTGACTGGTCCTGTTATTATCAGATCCGGGACTGGTATGTTTCTTATGAAACTTTTGAAAAAGTATTCTCGCCACACGGTGCTGCATTTATGACGCGGTGGTGGAACAGGCAGGCGCAATTCAGTGGTTTGATTGATTATCAGAATCAGATCCGTCCGGCGTATTATGCTTTTAAATTGCTTTCCAGGATGGCGGGTAATAAATTAAAAGTAAGCTCCTCGCACGATAAAGTGCATGGTTTTGCTACGCACGACAAGAAACTCGACATGCATAATATGATGCTGTGGAATTTTTCAGATCAACCGGTAACGGTAAAACTGAACCTGGAAGATCTGCCAAAAGATATGCGGGTACGTCATATCATCCTGGATGCGACCGGCGCGGGGAATGACGAAAATCAG
- a CDS encoding TonB-dependent receptor, translating to MKLRTLKSVSAGKALLLHFVFLFFAVNSFAQTPFTVTGKVTDNGTALPNASIQVKGTQRGTMTNEQGAFTLSVSKGQVLVISYTGYEEQTIVIGNRQHLDIALKTSAATALNDVVVIGYGTQKKTSVTAAVSTLKGKEVAAIPITNLSNGLGGRVAGVIVKQGSGEPGRDGSNIFIRGISSTGANQPLIIVDGIPRSFQQLDPNTVESFSVLKDAAAVAPYGVAGANGVILVTTKRGKSGAPSLTYNGYVGFQNPVVLPDFVNSYQYATLKNAAAVNEGLAEPYSASDLQKFQDGSDPDAYPTFKNIWKDLTNRNAILTNHNIEISGGAEKVKYYASVGYQFQEGMWPTTNTRRFNMTLNLDAQVTNTTNVSFNFTGRNQKDLYPSISTGRIFELIGYLHPLYGPLRFSNGMAGTFVTASLFNSGYQKINTNALYTQLSIEQKLPFIPGLKAKGTIAFDPSFVMNKLWATPVQRASLDKSQTPYVIKDGIFGPTKSSLNQNYSNEYQLTYQFGMNYDRSFGKNNVHVLGLFEAKGNDYISLGAERRNYNLTIDEINMGSSSQADMSTKGSSSSARQMGVVYRVAYDYAQKYLVEASGRYDGSYYFAPENRFGFFPAFSVGWRLSEENFMKGKYSWIDNIKIRASYGEVGALAGSAFQYMSTYNVLGTNYVLGNNAVQGISERAEPNPAITWERAKKTDIGLELNLWNGLLNFEADYFHEKRSNMLMNPDVIVPAEYGVGLSQVNAGVMQNRGIDLTASSSYDFSKDLHVSLGANLTYARNKLLQVFEGPTTYNNPNRRLTGRPLGTQFGFHSLGYFQESDFDAGGALKSGIAVQPWGAVQPGDIRYEDLNKDGKINDDDITAIGDPTASPQIIYGIMPSVKYKSFGLDLLFQGAAKTNWYYHPSSIMPFWETMLPYVQNFDYWTPENTNAANPRLTSSPTVNNSQTSSFWMGNSSYLRLKSATLSYTIPSKIMDRIKIQQARIYVSGQNLVTWTKLINYDPEVGPNNSWIPNGTWGYPNQKAVSIGANITF from the coding sequence ATGAAGTTGCGAACACTAAAATCAGTTAGTGCCGGGAAGGCGTTGCTGTTACATTTTGTATTTCTTTTCTTTGCAGTTAACAGCTTTGCACAGACACCATTTACAGTTACAGGCAAAGTCACAGATAACGGAACAGCCTTACCCAATGCGTCCATACAGGTAAAGGGGACGCAAAGAGGTACCATGACAAACGAACAGGGCGCCTTTACTTTGAGTGTTTCCAAAGGACAGGTCCTCGTGATTTCCTACACCGGATATGAGGAACAAACCATCGTCATTGGTAACCGGCAACACCTGGACATTGCATTGAAAACATCTGCTGCCACTGCCTTGAATGACGTAGTCGTTATCGGGTATGGCACACAGAAGAAAACATCTGTTACCGCCGCGGTGTCTACCCTGAAAGGCAAAGAAGTGGCCGCCATACCCATCACCAACCTGAGCAATGGTTTGGGTGGAAGGGTTGCCGGTGTTATCGTAAAACAAGGCTCTGGTGAACCCGGCAGAGATGGGTCCAACATCTTTATAAGGGGTATCTCTTCCACAGGTGCTAATCAGCCGTTGATCATTGTAGACGGTATTCCCAGGAGCTTCCAGCAGCTTGACCCTAATACGGTAGAGTCATTTTCCGTTTTAAAAGATGCTGCCGCTGTGGCGCCATACGGCGTTGCCGGTGCAAACGGGGTTATCCTGGTGACCACCAAAAGAGGTAAATCAGGCGCACCTTCACTTACCTACAACGGTTATGTGGGTTTTCAAAATCCTGTAGTCTTACCTGATTTCGTCAACTCCTATCAATATGCGACATTAAAAAATGCCGCAGCAGTAAATGAAGGATTGGCTGAACCCTATTCAGCATCGGACCTGCAAAAATTTCAGGACGGTTCTGATCCGGATGCTTATCCTACGTTTAAAAATATATGGAAAGATCTGACCAACAGAAATGCTATCCTGACAAACCACAATATTGAAATTTCAGGCGGCGCAGAAAAAGTGAAATACTACGCCTCTGTGGGATACCAGTTCCAGGAAGGGATGTGGCCTACCACCAATACCCGGCGGTTCAACATGACACTCAACCTGGATGCACAGGTCACCAACACCACCAATGTTTCGTTCAACTTTACCGGCCGGAATCAAAAAGATCTGTATCCTTCTATCTCTACCGGAAGGATCTTTGAACTGATCGGTTATTTACATCCGCTTTACGGACCCCTGCGGTTCAGCAATGGTATGGCGGGAACATTTGTAACGGCCAGCCTGTTCAATAGCGGGTATCAGAAAATCAATACCAATGCGCTCTATACGCAATTATCCATCGAACAAAAACTGCCTTTTATTCCCGGCCTGAAAGCCAAAGGAACGATTGCATTTGATCCTTCTTTTGTGATGAATAAACTCTGGGCAACACCTGTTCAAAGAGCCAGCCTCGATAAATCACAAACACCTTATGTAATCAAGGATGGCATTTTCGGCCCCACAAAATCTTCATTGAATCAGAATTATTCCAACGAATACCAGCTTACCTATCAGTTTGGAATGAACTACGACCGTAGTTTCGGAAAGAACAACGTACATGTATTGGGTCTTTTTGAAGCGAAAGGCAACGATTATATAAGCCTGGGTGCTGAAAGGAGAAATTATAATTTAACGATTGATGAGATTAACATGGGTAGCTCCAGTCAGGCCGATATGAGCACCAAGGGCTCTTCCAGCTCTGCCAGGCAGATGGGGGTAGTATACCGTGTAGCTTATGATTACGCACAAAAGTACCTGGTAGAAGCAAGCGGACGATATGATGGAAGCTACTATTTTGCTCCGGAAAACAGGTTCGGTTTCTTCCCCGCTTTCTCTGTCGGCTGGCGCTTATCTGAAGAGAACTTTATGAAAGGAAAATATAGCTGGATAGATAATATCAAGATCAGGGCTTCGTATGGTGAGGTGGGCGCGCTGGCTGGTAGTGCTTTTCAGTATATGAGTACCTACAATGTATTAGGAACAAACTATGTATTGGGTAACAATGCTGTTCAGGGAATCAGTGAAAGGGCAGAACCCAATCCGGCTATTACCTGGGAACGGGCTAAGAAAACGGACATCGGGCTGGAGCTGAATTTATGGAATGGCCTGCTGAATTTTGAAGCAGATTATTTCCACGAGAAAAGATCCAATATGCTGATGAACCCGGATGTGATCGTACCGGCTGAATATGGCGTTGGATTAAGCCAGGTGAATGCGGGCGTGATGCAGAACAGGGGTATTGATCTCACGGCAAGTTCTTCCTATGATTTTTCAAAAGACCTGCATGTGTCTCTGGGCGCCAATCTTACTTACGCCAGGAATAAACTGCTCCAGGTATTTGAAGGACCGACTACCTACAATAATCCCAACCGTAGATTGACCGGCAGACCACTCGGTACACAGTTTGGATTTCACTCTTTAGGATATTTCCAGGAAAGTGATTTTGATGCCGGTGGCGCTTTGAAATCAGGCATCGCGGTACAGCCATGGGGCGCAGTTCAGCCAGGCGATATCCGGTATGAGGATCTGAATAAAGATGGTAAAATTAATGATGATGATATCACGGCCATCGGTGACCCAACAGCTTCTCCTCAAATCATATATGGCATTATGCCCAGTGTGAAATACAAATCATTTGGCCTGGACCTGTTGTTTCAGGGTGCCGCCAAAACCAACTGGTACTATCATCCTTCTTCTATCATGCCCTTTTGGGAAACAATGCTTCCCTATGTACAGAACTTTGATTACTGGACACCGGAAAATACAAATGCAGCAAATCCAAGGCTGACATCTTCCCCAACTGTAAATAACTCACAGACGTCCTCTTTCTGGATGGGGAACTCCAGTTATCTGCGGTTGAAAAGTGCCACGCTTTCCTATACCATCCCGTCAAAAATTATGGACCGGATTAAAATTCAGCAGGCCAGGATTTATGTATCAGGGCAGAACCTCGTAACATGGACAAAGCTGATCAATTATGATCCGGAAGTAGGTCCGAATAATTCCTGGATACCAAATGGTACCTGGGGATATCCGAATCAGAAGGCTGTTTCCATAGGTGCCAATATCACTTTTTAA
- a CDS encoding RagB/SusD family nutrient uptake outer membrane protein, with product MNNQSIISQRTVLLFFIACMLFSCKAYLDVMPKDQVSDGTLWSSSANADLFLNNIYAAVPTLETGDPWENFSDNSINGQAGRVSTNIYGPSIYTPSNAPSKWGHFTNIRKCNLFIKKVTDADLPADWKKLRLAEARFLRAYFYSLLWTYHGGVPIITDVLNQNEQGDEVFRARNTSAETFTFITDECSAIEADLPATAESGRATKGAALTLKGSCELFNAGALNNAENDKAKWALAATTFKKVIDLKRYSLFPDYNTLFFEENNNNVEVIFSKQHMGGTSLANLRDGQIGPRFVNGALTGWGHVDPTQDLVDEYAMDNGLPISDPASGYDPQNPYVNREKRFYQSIVYDGSEWLGDIMIMKQGVGSLNATDLSNSSVSTRTGYYIRKGINPKYASAQNNQNSANIIIFRYAEVLLSYAEAQNEATGPDGSIYDAINDIRKRSDLPDLPTGLTQAQLRKAIYRERRVELAFEEKRLPDLLRLKLAEVNLNGPLHAIEIDLVGNKWVYKVVPAGGGMRTFFANKNYFLPIPQSAIDKNPKLVQNPNYN from the coding sequence ATGAATAATCAATCAATAATATCTCAACGGACGGTCCTCTTATTCTTTATTGCATGCATGCTCTTTTCCTGTAAGGCGTACCTGGATGTAATGCCAAAGGACCAGGTGTCTGATGGAACGCTGTGGTCGAGTAGTGCCAATGCCGATCTGTTCTTAAATAATATATATGCTGCGGTACCTACCCTGGAAACGGGAGATCCCTGGGAGAATTTCTCTGATAACTCCATCAACGGACAGGCAGGAAGGGTGAGTACGAACATCTACGGGCCATCCATCTATACACCCAGCAATGCGCCCAGCAAATGGGGACATTTCACCAACATCCGGAAATGTAATTTATTTATAAAAAAAGTAACGGATGCTGATCTACCGGCCGACTGGAAAAAATTAAGACTGGCAGAAGCCCGTTTCCTGAGAGCCTATTTCTATTCGCTGTTATGGACGTATCATGGCGGAGTCCCCATCATTACGGATGTACTGAATCAGAACGAACAGGGTGACGAAGTTTTTAGGGCCCGCAACACTTCCGCTGAAACTTTTACTTTTATTACCGACGAATGCAGTGCTATTGAAGCCGATTTACCGGCGACTGCGGAAAGCGGCCGGGCAACAAAAGGTGCCGCCCTTACTTTAAAAGGATCCTGCGAGTTGTTTAATGCAGGCGCCTTGAATAATGCGGAGAATGATAAAGCAAAATGGGCACTGGCAGCAACTACTTTCAAAAAGGTGATAGACTTAAAAAGATATAGTTTATTTCCTGATTACAATACCCTGTTTTTTGAAGAGAATAATAATAACGTGGAAGTGATCTTCAGTAAACAGCATATGGGTGGAACATCGCTGGCTAATTTAAGAGATGGACAGATAGGCCCCCGTTTTGTAAATGGCGCACTAACCGGTTGGGGACACGTGGACCCTACCCAGGATCTCGTGGATGAATATGCCATGGACAACGGTCTGCCGATCTCTGATCCGGCTTCCGGTTATGATCCGCAAAACCCTTATGTAAACAGGGAAAAGCGGTTTTACCAGTCCATCGTATACGATGGTTCCGAATGGCTCGGCGACATTATGATCATGAAACAAGGCGTTGGTAGTTTGAATGCAACAGATCTGAGCAATAGCAGTGTATCTACCAGAACAGGCTACTATATCCGCAAAGGCATCAATCCAAAATATGCCAGTGCGCAGAACAATCAGAACAGCGCCAATATCATCATCTTCCGGTATGCAGAAGTGTTACTCAGTTATGCAGAAGCACAAAACGAAGCAACCGGACCTGATGGCTCAATTTACGATGCAATAAATGATATCAGGAAAAGATCGGATCTGCCTGATCTCCCTACCGGCCTTACACAGGCACAGCTGCGGAAAGCGATTTACCGGGAGAGAAGGGTAGAACTGGCGTTTGAAGAAAAGAGATTACCGGACCTGTTGCGGTTGAAACTGGCGGAAGTTAATCTGAATGGCCCTTTACACGCTATCGAGATCGACCTGGTAGGTAACAAATGGGTGTACAAGGTGGTTCCCGCAGGTGGAGGTATGAGAACATTCTTTGCGAACAAGAATTACTTCCTGCCGATTCCTCAGTCTGCCATAGATAAAAATCCGAAACTTGTTCAGAATCCGAACTATAATTAA
- a CDS encoding glycerophosphodiester phosphodiesterase family protein, which produces MKYVLLPVMLVLLVFAAFAQSGKSIFLIAHRGGVVDSTNVENSLPALQAAIKKGYSMVEMDMRLTKDSVLIIQHDRNFKRYYGVDSAVSDMTWKQISQLVSNRGSKVLTLEEAFRHCQGKIQVMLDNKIEGNDTLLFAKVVALLKKYGLQEQALMIGTEESTPYFTGKVRLSCTRQQLEENSHKAGYSPAHYYLFSDLKNMSEADVKWAGQQGVMVVGVVNLFRYRQGGNAAKDIATLRSWGVTRFQIDSEFYPAFNF; this is translated from the coding sequence ATGAAATATGTATTGCTGCCAGTGATGCTGGTTCTGCTCGTTTTTGCAGCTTTTGCCCAATCAGGTAAATCCATTTTCCTGATCGCGCACCGGGGAGGTGTTGTGGATAGCACCAATGTGGAAAATAGCCTGCCTGCATTACAGGCGGCTATAAAAAAAGGATACAGCATGGTGGAGATGGATATGCGGCTCACAAAGGACAGTGTACTCATTATTCAGCATGACCGGAATTTTAAAAGATATTACGGGGTAGACAGCGCCGTATCCGATATGACCTGGAAACAGATAAGTCAGCTTGTAAGCAACAGAGGCAGTAAAGTGCTAACGCTGGAAGAAGCGTTCCGCCATTGCCAGGGAAAAATACAGGTGATGCTGGATAATAAGATCGAAGGTAACGATACCTTATTGTTTGCAAAGGTAGTAGCCTTATTAAAAAAGTATGGTTTGCAGGAACAGGCACTGATGATCGGTACAGAGGAATCTACGCCTTACTTCACTGGCAAGGTAAGGTTAAGCTGTACGCGGCAGCAGTTGGAAGAGAACAGCCATAAAGCTGGTTACAGTCCGGCGCATTACTATCTGTTCAGTGATTTGAAAAATATGTCGGAAGCTGATGTGAAATGGGCCGGGCAGCAAGGTGTCATGGTGGTAGGTGTCGTAAACCTGTTTCGTTACAGACAAGGTGGTAATGCCGCCAAAGACATTGCTACGCTGCGCTCCTGGGGCGTTACACGGTTCCAGATTGATAGTGAATTCTATCCCGCTTTCAACTTTTAA
- a CDS encoding AraC family transcriptional regulator, which yields MKPHYKPIPSESKLFKVEFQETSKEFYYPWHYHSELELVYILSGKGVRYVGNSIENFYEEELVLLGPNLPHAWNNAAEQEQPVTAIVIYLKEEFLDKTWMQSIEFEAISKLLTAMSKGIKVDSEVASGLKHKFFALLKASPFEKLMILFQILQELANSSNFRFLCEHEFTCDLDSTEKTRINAVYDYIQHHYLQQISLADIASKVNMSEEYFSRFFSKTMKKPFFEFLNEYKINRACKLLIETDKQVSEVCYASGFESIPFFYRQFKKFKNCQPKTYRLNYQKVSFLNTEEFSLAR from the coding sequence ATGAAGCCACATTATAAACCGATACCTTCTGAGTCAAAATTATTCAAAGTTGAGTTTCAGGAAACCAGCAAGGAATTCTATTACCCCTGGCATTACCATTCGGAACTGGAACTGGTTTATATCCTGAGCGGTAAGGGTGTCAGGTATGTGGGCAACTCTATCGAAAATTTTTATGAAGAGGAACTTGTTTTACTGGGACCCAACCTGCCGCATGCCTGGAATAACGCGGCGGAACAGGAGCAACCAGTAACGGCTATTGTCATTTATCTGAAGGAAGAATTTCTTGATAAAACCTGGATGCAAAGTATAGAATTTGAAGCGATCAGTAAACTGTTAACTGCCATGAGTAAAGGCATTAAGGTTGACAGCGAAGTGGCTTCGGGATTAAAGCATAAATTTTTTGCTTTGCTGAAAGCATCTCCCTTTGAAAAGCTGATGATATTATTTCAGATATTACAGGAACTGGCCAATAGTTCTAATTTCCGTTTTCTATGCGAACATGAATTTACCTGTGATCTTGACAGTACCGAAAAAACAAGGATCAATGCCGTTTACGACTATATACAGCATCACTACCTGCAACAAATTTCCCTGGCAGATATTGCGTCAAAGGTAAATATGAGTGAAGAATACTTTTCCCGGTTTTTCAGCAAGACCATGAAAAAACCTTTCTTTGAATTTTTGAATGAATATAAAATAAACAGGGCCTGCAAACTCCTTATTGAAACAGACAAACAGGTGAGTGAAGTGTGTTACGCTTCCGGATTTGAAAGCATCCCTTTCTTCTACCGGCAATTTAAAAAATTTAAAAACTGTCAGCCTAAAACCTATCGCCTGAATTATCAGAAGGTGTCCTTCCTGAATACGGAAGAATTTTCACTGGCCCGGTAA